The Nocardia sp. BMG51109 nucleotide sequence GTAGCCGGGGTCGGCGGCGATGTCGTACCGCCGCAGGATCGAGCCGAGTACGAGAATTGACTCGTGGATCGCGAATTGCCGTCCGATGCAGCCCCGTTCACCGGTGCCGAACGGCTTGTAGATGTGTGGTGCCCGGTCGCGCGCCACCTCGGGGGCGAAGCGATCGGGATCGAATCGCTCCGGGTCCGGGCCCCATAGCGGGTCGCGGTGCAGCAGCGGGATGAGGACGGTCATGCTGTCGCCCGCGGCCATTCGATACCTGCCGCCGACGACGGTGTCGTGCCGGGCCTGTCGGGAGTAGACGGGCGCGGTCGGCCAGAGCCGCAGCGACTCGTCGATCACTCGGCGCACGTACCGTAGTTTCGCGACCTGCTCGAACGAGACGGTGTCGGAGCGCCCCCAGACCTCCTCGATCTCGGCCCGGGCCCGGGCCTGCACCTCGGGGTGCTGCGAAAGGTAGTAGAGCGCGAAAGACAGTGCGCCGGCGGTCGTTTCGTGCCCCGCGACCAGGAATGTGACGATCTGGTAGCGGATATTGCGCTCGTCCAGCTTGTTCGGGTCGCCCTCGCGAGCGGCGCGCATCATCAGTTCGAGCAGGTCGTCGTGCGCGGTGGGGCCGCCGGCGAGGCGTTCGTCGACGACCTTGTCCACGACGCCGAACATGTAGTCGCGGCGCGCCTGCTCCTTCTCGTCGAAACGGCGCATCATCGGATCGCCGACCACCGGCAGGGACAGCATCGTGCGGATAGGGGCGTAGAACAGCGAGTCGATCATGGCGGTGACGAACGGGTGCGGTTCGTCCCGCCGCAGGGCGTCGAAGGAATAGCTGAATCCGGTGCGCGCGATGGTTTCCAGCGTCAGCTTCGTCATATCTCCCGACACGTCGACGGTCTCCCCGCCAGCGCCACGGTCCCACCGGTCGATCAGTTCGGAGGTGACCTCGAGCATCGTCCAGTGGTATCGACGCATCGCGGCCTGGGTGAAGGCCGGGCGCAGCAGATTGTGCGCCCGGCGCCAATTCGGCTCCTCGTTGAGCGCGGTGAACAATCCGTCGCCCCCGATCCCGCGCAGGAACGGGAGCTCCTTTTTCGCGAACCGTGATTCGTCGGAGAGTTCGGCGACGATGTCGGCTCCGTAGACGAACACGAAGCGCAGCCCCAGCAACTTGCGCTCGAAGACCGGGCCCAGCCGGCGACCCAGGGCCATCGTCGCCTGCGTGGGCGTGGTCAGATTCACGGTGGTCAGGTCGCCCAGTACGGGCACCCGCCAGCGGGGATGCGGAATGGAGTGGTCTCGCGACGAGTGTGTCCGGACGGCCATCTCACCACCTCGACAGATCTCAGGCCTGGGTATATTCGGCGGGCGCACCGGCCGGTGATTCTCTCGCGTATCGCTCTCTCAGCTCCACGAAAGCGGGAAGTTCGACCGGATCGAACGCAAAACCGAAAGGTTTCGGAAAGTTGTTGAAGAATCCGCGATCCGCGCACAAGTGTATCGGAACGGCGAGGAATTCCCAGCGCCAGCCGAATATCAGCCACAGGACGATTATCAGAATGCCTTGCACCACCGCGCTGTGGCACACGTTGTAGAGAACGTAGTAGATCTTGCCGATCTGCCCGGTATCGGTTCTCCGGAGCGCGATCGCGCCGGGATATAGTCCCACGGTGTCGATGTACTGGTAGAGAACCACTGCGGCGATCCAGTTGACCTCAGAATAATGATATACGAGGGCCACGATCAGGCAACCGAGTGCGAGCAGGTATTCCGCCCGGATATGATTCCTGGTCGCTCGAGTGAAAAACCAATTCTTCGTGTCCACGTACCCCCCGAGAAATGCGCCGAATCAGCTACGGAATTACTGTTGTCACACAGTAAAACAGCCCTACGGTCCTGTCAAAGGCCCGCAACGGATCAACCGCATCTCCGAGTCTGCGTATATCTGTCGAGAGCGGTGGTCAGTTGCTCCCAATCTCGTGCGCGGCGCCTGGCGAGCTCGGCGACACGCGGGAGACAATGACTCGGAATGCTGCTGATGACGGAATCCCAATCGGCGACGCCGTCGAGCGGGAACTCCAGCCAATGCAGCAGTTTCCGGCCGACCTCGGTGAAGCGCAGGGACGGATCCTTGCGCAGTTGACGCGCCAGTTCCTCGGTCGCGGGTGTCGGCGCGCCGGCACCGGGAACGGCGGGGGGAACCAGCCGAGCACCGAGTTCCGTGATGCCGGCCGAACCCCCGGTATCGCCGCGGCCCACTTCCGGGCCACCCGCGCGCTTCAGTTGTTTTCGCACGTCCTTGGCCGTCGTCACCGAGATCCCGGCCTCGAGCGCGACCTTCCGCACCGAGGCGCCGGGATCCGCAGTGAACAGCTCCGCGGCATGCTGGCGCCGCTGCCGGCCGTCGACCCGGTGCATCACGCCGTTGCTCGCCATCCGACTGGTCGGCTGGGGAATTTCCCCAGTCGACCGCTCCCGGATCGCGCCCACGGTCTTGTGCGAGATCCCGGCGAGAGCGGCGATCGAGCGATCGGACCAGCTGGGGTGCATCGACAGAATGCGGAGAGCGGCGGCCTTCCTGTCGGCAAGCGACAGCGGCAATCCGTGCGCGGCATTGAGTTTCACTGCGAGCACGAACACCTCCGCCGGACTCCCGTCGAAGAACACCGCCGCGACCGTCGAATCGCCGCGCTGTTCGGCGGCCCGCAGCCGGTGCCATCCGTCGATGAGCTGCATCGTGGACCGATGGACCACGATCGGCGGAAATGCCGCCGCCGATTCAGCCAGCATACGAACGTGACTCGCGCTCACCCCCGCGGCCCGCAGGGGCGAGTCCGGCAGTGATACGTCGGATATCGCAATGTCCACCACGGCCGAATCCGGCAGCTGTTCTCGGATGACAGCCGTCGCGGAAGCGATACGCCGCGGCAATGAATCAGCACTGACCGGATTGCTCACAGATCCCTCCCCATTACTCACGAATCCCCTCCCAGTCACCCCATTGCTGACGAGCACATAAATGTGCAGCCGAGACCCTTCTGGCAACTCTCTCTCCGCCAAGGCAAAATACCACATCACGGACCCGGCGAATATGACTACACTCGAGCCGATCGAATCCCACGAATGATTTCAGGCAAAATAGCAAATATTAACCACACTTCTCATCTATGCGAAAGCCCGGCGGCCCACTTCCGTCGCCGACCCGGGCCGATGCCAGATCTTTGCCGCAAACTTCCGCGCCTCCCCGGCTCGACGCGCCTAACTGGACACGCGTTTCGAGCGGAGTCATAGCTCGCCGGACACCGGGATTTCGAAAGTGAGATTTGTCACCGTATGCACGCTCGGGCAGTCCGCACGGCGAGGCGACGGTCCGAAACCGCTCGCTGACCTGATCACGACAGTGTCGAATGGCCGATTTTACAGCCCGCGACTTTGCGGGCACTATTCGCGTGCACATCGAAATACGCTGCCGCAGAACCGATTTCTATCCGGCGTATCCGCACCGAGCCGGGGCCTCGGCCTCGACGACGGCCCGCATCTCGTCGAGCGCCAGCCGCGCCGCGACGCCGAAGTCCTCGGCTCCGGCGGGATCGGTCCAGCGGTCGTCAGCGCAAGCGCTCCGAGATCCGCGATCACCCGCGCGGCCAGGCCTCCGACGCGCCTCTTGCTGGTTGCCCGAGCGGGTGTCGGCGGCGACCTGAACCCGGCGGAACTCGACACCGTCGACGCTGAAGGTGTCGTCGACCACCGCGGCCGACGCGGCGGCAAGCAGTTCCTCCATGTGCTCATGGTGATGCTCGACGCTGGCGACGAGGTCGGGCAACAGCAGCGGAGCCAGGGTACGGGTGCGCTGGTGCATGCGGGCGCGGCGCTGGCGCCGGTGCTGGGCCTTCATGCTGCCGCGGACGTCCTCGTCGCGGATCGGGCGCCGGACCGCCCCCGGCAAACTCGTGCTCATCCCTGACCGGCTGGCTCACGCCAGTCGTGGATCGAAGCCAATATCTTCTATTGCCCCGCGGTCTCGGTGAAGACGAACAGGTTGCGGCCCCGCCCGGCAGGATTGCTGGTCGTGACCGCCATGGTCAGTTCGTCCTTGGTGATCAGCTCGCTGAGTTCGTGCCCGGTCGGGGTGCGTCGAAGTCGAACAGCCACCGATAGCGTTCCTCGATCTCGGGACCGAACGCTTCCGTTGTGCGCCTGCGGATTTCCTTGTTCAGCCGTTCCTGCGGATTGCTGCTCCAAATCTGTTTCCAGATTGTTTGGGGCAGCCGATGAACGCGAGCAGGTCGGCGCGGGCGGCATCGAGATGGTCGTGTACTCGGGGCAGTTTCTCGGCCAGCGCGTCCAGCATCCGGTCATACTGGGCGGCAACGGTTTCCGGCGTCGCCTGGTCGAACACCGAGTGCAGCAGGGTGCGCACCCACGGCCACGACGCTTCGGCGTGACCGCCATGAGGTTGACCGTGTAGTGCGGCACCGCTGCCAGGACGCGCCCGATAAGGTCGCGCCGGTCGCAGCGACCAGGCCGACGTGGGCGTCGCTGGAGACCAGCGCGACTCCGGACAGGCCGCGGGCGACCAAGTCACGGAAGAAGAACGCCAGCCACCCGGCTCCGTCCTCACCGGACGTGACTTGCAG carries:
- a CDS encoding cytochrome P450 yields the protein MAVRTHSSRDHSIPHPRWRVPVLGDLTTVNLTTPTQATMALGRRLGPVFERKLLGLRFVFVYGADIVAELSDESRFAKKELPFLRGIGGDGLFTALNEEPNWRRAHNLLRPAFTQAAMRRYHWTMLEVTSELIDRWDRGAGGETVDVSGDMTKLTLETIARTGFSYSFDALRRDEPHPFVTAMIDSLFYAPIRTMLSLPVVGDPMMRRFDEKEQARRDYMFGVVDKVVDERLAGGPTAHDDLLELMMRAAREGDPNKLDERNIRYQIVTFLVAGHETTAGALSFALYYLSQHPEVQARARAEIEEVWGRSDTVSFEQVAKLRYVRRVIDESLRLWPTAPVYSRQARHDTVVGGRYRMAAGDSMTVLIPLLHRDPLWGPDPERFDPDRFAPEVARDRAPHIYKPFGTGERGCIGRQFAIHESILVLGSILRRYDIAADPGYTLRVAERLTFMPRDFRLRLRHRN
- a CDS encoding ParB/RepB/Spo0J family partition protein, with the protein product MLAESAAAFPPIVVHRSTMQLIDGWHRLRAAEQRGDSTVAAVFFDGSPAEVFVLAVKLNAAHGLPLSLADRKAAALRILSMHPSWSDRSIAALAGISHKTVGAIRERSTGEIPQPTSRMASNGVMHRVDGRQRRQHAAELFTADPGASVRKVALEAGISVTTAKDVRKQLKRAGGPEVGRGDTGGSAGITELGARLVPPAVPGAGAPTPATEELARQLRKDPSLRFTEVGRKLLHWLEFPLDGVADWDSVISSIPSHCLPRVAELARRRARDWEQLTTALDRYTQTRRCG